From a single Haemorhous mexicanus isolate bHaeMex1 chromosome 29, bHaeMex1.pri, whole genome shotgun sequence genomic region:
- the GDF1 gene encoding embryonic growth/differentiation factor 1, whose protein sequence is MWMWLLRSLAWALLSPAAASGLSPQERALLKSLGLSAKPSPRSPAPVPPVLWRIFHKRRTLPWPEAELESCRVEELNVPGNIVRVFADQGRFLPEGQPQGRLCLRKLLFFNLSALEEGERLTMAQLELRFHHNSYHGPSPGQVLELRLYQASPRGLPRPGRGPLLERSFVQLRKSLLFDLSAALEAGEAPGRSLALLLEISGSDGPGSPRSLCGGSDAFAATSLLLVTLGRQCRAARSRRSAPSPPVTPSPLCKPRRLYISFSDVGWENWIIAPQGYLANYCGGECPFPLAAELNSTNHAVLQTMVHSLDPQGTPQPCCVPVRLSPISILYYDNSDNVVLRHYEDMVVDECGCR, encoded by the exons ATGTGGATGTGGCTCCTCCGCAGCctggcctgggctctgctgagccccGCGGCGGCCTCGGGGCTGAGCCCGCAGGAGCGCGCCCTGCTGAAATCGCTGGGGCTCAGCGccaagcccagccccaggagccccgCGCCGGTGCCGCCCGTGctctggaggatcttccacaaGAGGAGGACGCTGCCCTGGCcggaggcagagctggagtccTGTAGGGTGGAGGAGTTGAATGTCCCCGGCAACATCGTCCGAGTCTTCGCCGACCAAG GCCGCTTCCTGCCcgaggggcagccccaggggcgGCTGTGTCTGCGGAAGCTCCTGTTCTTCAACCTCTCCGCGCTCGAGGAGGGCGAGCGCCTGACCAtggcccagctggagctccGCTTCCACCACAACTCCTACCAcggccccagcccggggcaggTTTTGGAGCTCCGGCTGTACCAGGCGTCCCCGCGGGggctgccccggcccggccgggggCCGCTGCTGGAGCGCTCCTTTGTCCAGCTGCGCAAATCCCTCCTGTTCGACCTGAGCGCGGCGCTGGAGGCCGGGGAGGCGCCGGGCAGGagtttggctttgctgctggagaTCTCGGGGAGCGACGGCCCCGGGAGCCCGCGGAGCCTCTGCGGCGGCAGCGACGCCTTCGCGGCCACCTCGCTGCTGCTGGTGACGCTGGGCCGGCAGTGCCGGGCTGCCCGCAGCAGGAGGAGCGCCCCGAGCCCCCCGgtgacccccagccccctgtgcaAGCCCCGCCGGCTCTACATCAGCTTCAGCGACGTGGGCTGGGAGAACTGGATCATCGCCCCCCAGGGTTACCTGGCCAACTACTGCGGCGGGGAGTGTCCCTTCCCGCTGGCGGCCGAGCTGAACAGCACCAACCACGCCGTGCTGCAGACCATGGTGCACTCGCTGGACCCGCAGGgcaccccccagccctgctgcgtGCCCGTCCGCCTGTCCCCCATCTCCATCCTCTACTACGACAACAGCGACAACGTGGTGCTGCGGCACTACGAGGACATGGTGGTGGACGAGTGCGGCTGCAGGTAG
- the CERS1 gene encoding ceramide synthase 1, which produces MPPPEPMPGYGELLRRCYGSLAGAARSCGDCGWELALRTWAENAHLGWAEVLLCGICALGWTALRRACSRRLFRPFGEWCQLQPKDAAKMPESAWKLFFYSLSWSYGAYLLFCTDYPFFHDPPSVFYGWQQGMEVPRDIALAYLLQGSFYGHSLYATAYMDTWRKDSLVMLLHHVVTLTLLASSYAFRYHNVGVLVLFLHDVNDVQLEFTKLNVYFKHRGGAFHRLNDLVANAGCLAFSVSWFWFRLYWFPLKVLYATCHSSLQTVPNIPFYFFFNALLLVLTLMNIYWFLYIVLFVAKVLLGQMQEVNDVREYDVEESRKPGKEAGIPLPQALKEGLHLKNGLVKDKRL; this is translated from the exons ATGCCGCCTCCGGAGCCCATGCCCGGCTACGGGGAGCTGCTCCGCCGCTGCTACGGCAGCCTGGCCGGGGCGGCGCGGAGCTGCGGGGACTGCGGCTGGGAGCTGGCGCTGCGCACCTGGGCCGAGAACGCGCACCTGGGCTGGGCGGAGGTGCTGCTCTGCGGGATCTGCGCGCTGGGCTGGACCGCGCTGCGCCGCGCCTGCTCCCGCCGCCTCTTTCGG CCCTTCGGGGAGTggtgccagctgcagcccaaAGATGCTGCCAAGATGCCCGAGAGTGCCTGGAAGTTGTTTTTCTACTCCCTGTCGTGGTCCTACGGCGCCTACCTGCTCTTCTGCACCGACTACCCCTTCTTCCACGACCCCCCCTCCGTCTTCTACG gctggcagcagggcatgGAGGTGCCCAGGGACATTGCCCTGGCAtacctgctgcagggcagcttcTACGGGCACTCTCTGTACGCCACGGCCTACATGGACACGTGGCGCAAGGACTCGCTGGTGATGCTGCTGCACCACGTCGTcaccctgaccctgctggcCTCCTCCTACGCCTTCAG GTACCACAACGtgggggtgctggtgctgtTCCTGCACGACGTCAATGACGTGCAGCTCGAGTTCACCAAGCTCAACGTCTACTTCAAGCACCGCGGCGGCGCCTTCCACCGCCTCAACGACCTGGTGGCCAACGCCGGCTGCCTGGCCTTCAGCGTCAGCTG GTTCTGGTTCCGTCTCTACTGGTTCCCCCTCAAGGTGCTCTACGCCACCTGCCACTCCAGCCTCCAGACCGTCCCCAACATCCCCTTCTACTTCTTCTTCAACGCCCTGCTGCTCGTGCTCACCCTGATGAACATCTACTGGTTCCTG taCATCGTGCTGTTCGTGGccaaggtgctgctggggcagatgcaggagGTGAACGATGTCCGTGAGTACGAcgtggaggagagcaggaaacCCGGGAAGGAGGCTGGGATCCCGCTGCCCCAGGCTCTGAAGGAAGG GCTGCACCTCAAGAACGGCCTCGTCAAGGACAAGAGGTTGtga